Proteins from one Clupea harengus chromosome 17, Ch_v2.0.2, whole genome shotgun sequence genomic window:
- the znf438 gene encoding zinc finger protein 438 isoform X2: protein MKSLQYRSIAPKAPPPPPPAPLVSEAPPTASPLLVPAQNYALMQVAGQEGTFSLVPLPASASASPGQQPLSKSLKLPIPRYQPMRSKSTPEKANNNKMGSPAKVAMTPARSAIQSKASEVANTPTEPVNEPLVFAGEAGLEGTAGPPLGRLAPMPPVALPTPELSPPTCQVTPEKAAQPITVLSPALFGKAVQLITPPPSGKLPILPYSRVRDSLLATPPPLPPPPPPPPPPPPLTNKSTSPTAQATPPPPFQPSAKRKRGRRRKTVEDVLVLEARRKRALTFFRRRVTPEKPPPSTPLSSRKYRSIRPKPAPPSPDLPPPPLQLTSSSSPPPLQTPPPIGLTLHPCPTCGRCFQHKHHLTSHMSSHLLANHGRAPHAEAHLHLHHARPARMRSRPLVSPQRRPSLRCLFCQKAFSYVGVFFSHLRELHRVILTVEPSIAQHEEHTPGTESREEEMEDPVELQIKCGRCQAVTPTFSDMQLHLLYVHGQGAGPGPSGGSPSASSGRTVEEELVKHAAHYWRQLNERRGLRRCGRCQEVFLSISRLKRHACYRLLGPGRGSGLSLRTGRGFHCFLCSVVLDSKQEVLEHWRGRHHCENPTLLWEALNGGGDTDTKTVS, encoded by the exons ATGAAGAGCCTCCAGTACCGCAGCATTGCACCCaaagcccctccccctccccctcctgccccACTGGTCTCTGAGGCCCCGCCCACCGCCAGCCCCCTGCTGGTGCCGGCGCAGAACTACGCTCTCATGCAGGTGGCCGGCCAGGAGGGCACCTTCTCCCTGGTGCCGCTgcccgcctccgcctccgcatCGCCAGGGCAACAGCCACTGAGCAAGAGCCTCAAGCTGCCCATCCCCCGCTACCAGCCAATGAGGAGCAAGAGCACGCCTGAGAAGGCCAATAACAATAAGATGGGGAGCCCGGCCAAAGTTGCCATGACGCCAGCTCGGTCGGCCATCCAGTCGAAAGCCTCGGAGGTGGCAAACACGCCCACCGAGCCGGTCAATGAGCCGCTGGTGTTTGCGGGAGAGGCGGGATTAGAGGGCACAGCCGGCCCTCCCTTAGGAAGGCTGGCGCCCATGCCACCTGTTGCCCTGCCCACACCAGAACTGAGCCCGCCCACCTGTCAAGTCACCCCTGAAAAGGcagctcagccaatcacagtgctCTCCCCCGCCCTCTTCGGGAAGGCTGTGCAGCTGATCACACCTCCTCCCTCGGGGAAACTCCCCATCCTGCCTTACTCTCGCGTCAGGGACTCCCTTCtggccacaccccctccccttcctcctcctcctcctcctcctcctccccctcctcctctaacCAATAAGAGCACTTCCCCTACGGCCCAGGccacacccccacctcccttcCAGCCGTCGGCGAAGAGGAAACGCGGCCGGCGGAGGAAGACGGTAGAGGACGTTCTGGTGCTGGAGGCCCGCAGGAAGAGGGCGCTGACCTTCTTCCGCCGGCGCGTGACCCCCGAGAAGCCGCCCCCGAGCACTCCCCTCAGCTCCAGGAAGTACCGCAGCATCCGGCCCAAACCTGCCCCGCCCTCCCCAGATCTGCCCCCACCGCCCCTCCAGctgacttcctcctcctcccccccacccttaCAGACCCCCCCGCCCATCGGCCTGACGCTCCACCCTTGCCCCACCTGTGGCCGTTGCTTCCAGCACAAGCACCACCTGACCAGTCACATGAGCAGCCACCTGCTGGCCAATCACGGCAGGGCGCCCCACGCAGAGGcgcacctgcacctgcaccaCGCCCGCCCCGCCCGCATGCGGTCCCGCCCCCTGGTCAGCCCCCAGCGCCGCCCCTCGCTGCGCTGCCTGTTCTGCCAGAAGGCCTTCAGCTACGTGGGCGTGTTCTTCAGCCACCTGCGCGAGCTGCACCGCGTCATCCTCACCGTGGAGCCGTCCATCGCCCAGCACGAGGAACACACACCTGG CACTGAGTCGcgtgaggaggagatggaggaccCCGTGGAGCTGCAGATCAAATGTGGGCGGTGCCAAGCGGTCACGCCCACCTTCTCCGACATGCAGCTCCACCTCCTCTACGTACATGGCCAAGGGGCGGGGCCTGGGCCCTCCGGGGGCAGCCCATCAGCTTCAAGTGGGCGGACCgtggaggaggagctggtgaAGCACGCCGCACACTACTGGAGGCAGCTCAACGAGAGGCGGGGCTTGAGGAGGTGTGGGCGGTGTCAGGAGGTGTTCCTGTCCATCTCGAGACTCAAACGCCACGCCTGCTACCGCCTCCTGGGGCCGGGGCGGGGCTCGGGGCTGTCACTCAGGACGGGGCGGGGCTTCCACTGCTTCCTGTGCAGTGTTGTTCTGGACAGCAAACAGGAAGTGCTGGAGCACTGGAGGGGGCGGCACCACTGTGAAAACCCCACCCTCTTGTGGGAAGCATTGAATGGGGGCGGGGACACAGATACCAAGACTGTCTCCTAG
- the znf438 gene encoding zinc finger protein 438 isoform X1, which yields MKSQEVKTPNSLKSLSDVRPATPMKSLQYRSIAPKAPPPPPPAPLVSEAPPTASPLLVPAQNYALMQVAGQEGTFSLVPLPASASASPGQQPLSKSLKLPIPRYQPMRSKSTPEKANNNKMGSPAKVAMTPARSAIQSKASEVANTPTEPVNEPLVFAGEAGLEGTAGPPLGRLAPMPPVALPTPELSPPTCQVTPEKAAQPITVLSPALFGKAVQLITPPPSGKLPILPYSRVRDSLLATPPPLPPPPPPPPPPPPLTNKSTSPTAQATPPPPFQPSAKRKRGRRRKTVEDVLVLEARRKRALTFFRRRVTPEKPPPSTPLSSRKYRSIRPKPAPPSPDLPPPPLQLTSSSSPPPLQTPPPIGLTLHPCPTCGRCFQHKHHLTSHMSSHLLANHGRAPHAEAHLHLHHARPARMRSRPLVSPQRRPSLRCLFCQKAFSYVGVFFSHLRELHRVILTVEPSIAQHEEHTPGTESREEEMEDPVELQIKCGRCQAVTPTFSDMQLHLLYVHGQGAGPGPSGGSPSASSGRTVEEELVKHAAHYWRQLNERRGLRRCGRCQEVFLSISRLKRHACYRLLGPGRGSGLSLRTGRGFHCFLCSVVLDSKQEVLEHWRGRHHCENPTLLWEALNGGGDTDTKTVS from the exons ATGAAGAGCCAGGAAGTCAAGACCCCCAACTCACTAAAGTCACTCA GTGACGTCAGACCGGCCACGCCCATGAAGAGCCTCCAGTACCGCAGCATTGCACCCaaagcccctccccctccccctcctgccccACTGGTCTCTGAGGCCCCGCCCACCGCCAGCCCCCTGCTGGTGCCGGCGCAGAACTACGCTCTCATGCAGGTGGCCGGCCAGGAGGGCACCTTCTCCCTGGTGCCGCTgcccgcctccgcctccgcatCGCCAGGGCAACAGCCACTGAGCAAGAGCCTCAAGCTGCCCATCCCCCGCTACCAGCCAATGAGGAGCAAGAGCACGCCTGAGAAGGCCAATAACAATAAGATGGGGAGCCCGGCCAAAGTTGCCATGACGCCAGCTCGGTCGGCCATCCAGTCGAAAGCCTCGGAGGTGGCAAACACGCCCACCGAGCCGGTCAATGAGCCGCTGGTGTTTGCGGGAGAGGCGGGATTAGAGGGCACAGCCGGCCCTCCCTTAGGAAGGCTGGCGCCCATGCCACCTGTTGCCCTGCCCACACCAGAACTGAGCCCGCCCACCTGTCAAGTCACCCCTGAAAAGGcagctcagccaatcacagtgctCTCCCCCGCCCTCTTCGGGAAGGCTGTGCAGCTGATCACACCTCCTCCCTCGGGGAAACTCCCCATCCTGCCTTACTCTCGCGTCAGGGACTCCCTTCtggccacaccccctccccttcctcctcctcctcctcctcctcctccccctcctcctctaacCAATAAGAGCACTTCCCCTACGGCCCAGGccacacccccacctcccttcCAGCCGTCGGCGAAGAGGAAACGCGGCCGGCGGAGGAAGACGGTAGAGGACGTTCTGGTGCTGGAGGCCCGCAGGAAGAGGGCGCTGACCTTCTTCCGCCGGCGCGTGACCCCCGAGAAGCCGCCCCCGAGCACTCCCCTCAGCTCCAGGAAGTACCGCAGCATCCGGCCCAAACCTGCCCCGCCCTCCCCAGATCTGCCCCCACCGCCCCTCCAGctgacttcctcctcctcccccccacccttaCAGACCCCCCCGCCCATCGGCCTGACGCTCCACCCTTGCCCCACCTGTGGCCGTTGCTTCCAGCACAAGCACCACCTGACCAGTCACATGAGCAGCCACCTGCTGGCCAATCACGGCAGGGCGCCCCACGCAGAGGcgcacctgcacctgcaccaCGCCCGCCCCGCCCGCATGCGGTCCCGCCCCCTGGTCAGCCCCCAGCGCCGCCCCTCGCTGCGCTGCCTGTTCTGCCAGAAGGCCTTCAGCTACGTGGGCGTGTTCTTCAGCCACCTGCGCGAGCTGCACCGCGTCATCCTCACCGTGGAGCCGTCCATCGCCCAGCACGAGGAACACACACCTGG CACTGAGTCGcgtgaggaggagatggaggaccCCGTGGAGCTGCAGATCAAATGTGGGCGGTGCCAAGCGGTCACGCCCACCTTCTCCGACATGCAGCTCCACCTCCTCTACGTACATGGCCAAGGGGCGGGGCCTGGGCCCTCCGGGGGCAGCCCATCAGCTTCAAGTGGGCGGACCgtggaggaggagctggtgaAGCACGCCGCACACTACTGGAGGCAGCTCAACGAGAGGCGGGGCTTGAGGAGGTGTGGGCGGTGTCAGGAGGTGTTCCTGTCCATCTCGAGACTCAAACGCCACGCCTGCTACCGCCTCCTGGGGCCGGGGCGGGGCTCGGGGCTGTCACTCAGGACGGGGCGGGGCTTCCACTGCTTCCTGTGCAGTGTTGTTCTGGACAGCAAACAGGAAGTGCTGGAGCACTGGAGGGGGCGGCACCACTGTGAAAACCCCACCCTCTTGTGGGAAGCATTGAATGGGGGCGGGGACACAGATACCAAGACTGTCTCCTAG